A genome region from Corynebacterium uberis includes the following:
- a CDS encoding ATP-dependent Clp protease ATP-binding subunit translates to MFERFTDRARRVIVLAQEEARMLNHNYIGTEHILLGLIHEGEGVAAKALESMGISLDDVRQEVEEIIGHGTQPHTGHIPFTPRAKRVLELSLREGLQMGHKYIGTEFLLLGLIREGEGVAAQVLVKLGADLPRVRQQVIQLLSGYEGGQGSSPEDPQGSGPIGAGAASGPGGGGGGRGGAGERSNSLVLDQFGRNLTQAAKDGKLDPVVGREKEIERLMQVLSRRTKNNPVLIGEPGVGKTAVVEGLALDIVNGKVPETLKDKQLYSLDLGSLVAGSRYRGDFEERLKKVLKEINQRGDIILFIDEIHTLVGAGAAEGAIDAASLLKPKLARGELQTIGATTLEEYRKHIEKDAALERRFQPVQVPEPSVEMTIDILKGLRDRYEAHHRVSITDSALAAAARLSDRYINDRFLPDKAVDLIDEAGARMRIKRMTAPEGLREVDERIAKVRRQKEAAIDAQDFEKAAGLRDQERTLGEERAEKEKQWRSGDLEDIAEVGEEQVAEVLGSWTGIPVFKLTEEESQRLLNMESELHKRIIGQDDAVKAVSRAIRRTRAGLKDPKRPSGSFIFAGPSGVGKTELSKALAEFLFGEEDALIQIDMGEFHDRFTASRLFGAPPGYVGYEEGGQLTEKVRRKPFSVVLFDEIEKAHKEIYNTLLQVLEEGRLTDGQGRVVDFKNTVLIFTSNLGTSDISKAVGMGFTGSSENDEQAQYERMKNKVNDELKKHFRPEFLNRIDDIVVFHQLTREQIVQMVELLIGRLEIMLEAKDMGIELTDKAKNLLAKRGFDPVLGARPLRRTIQRDIEDVMSEKILFGELGAGEIVTVDVEGWDGESKETQDAQFTFTPRPKPLPDAALAAGLPEAAAEAVTDVDDAADGDVPETDTAAQITEDTAEQD, encoded by the coding sequence ATGTTCGAGAGGTTTACGGACCGCGCGCGCCGCGTCATCGTCTTGGCGCAGGAAGAAGCGCGCATGCTCAACCACAATTACATCGGCACCGAGCACATCCTGCTCGGGCTGATCCATGAGGGTGAAGGCGTGGCAGCCAAGGCGCTGGAGTCCATGGGCATCTCCTTAGACGACGTGCGCCAGGAGGTCGAGGAGATCATCGGCCACGGCACCCAGCCGCACACTGGCCACATCCCCTTTACCCCGCGGGCCAAGCGCGTGCTGGAGCTGTCCCTGCGCGAGGGCCTGCAGATGGGCCACAAATATATTGGCACCGAATTCCTGCTCCTCGGGCTTATCCGCGAGGGCGAGGGCGTAGCCGCACAGGTGCTGGTCAAGCTCGGCGCGGACCTGCCGCGCGTGCGCCAGCAGGTCATCCAGCTGCTCTCCGGCTATGAGGGCGGCCAGGGCTCCAGCCCGGAGGACCCGCAGGGTAGCGGGCCTATCGGCGCAGGCGCGGCCTCCGGTCCGGGCGGCGGTGGCGGCGGGCGCGGCGGCGCCGGCGAGCGGTCCAACTCCCTGGTGCTCGACCAGTTTGGCCGCAACCTGACCCAGGCTGCCAAGGACGGCAAGCTGGACCCGGTGGTGGGCCGTGAGAAGGAAATCGAGCGCCTCATGCAGGTGCTGTCCCGGCGTACCAAGAACAACCCGGTGCTCATCGGCGAGCCCGGCGTGGGCAAGACCGCCGTGGTGGAGGGCCTGGCCCTAGACATCGTTAATGGCAAGGTCCCGGAGACGCTGAAGGATAAGCAGCTCTACTCGCTGGACCTGGGCTCCTTGGTGGCCGGCTCGCGCTACCGCGGCGACTTTGAGGAGCGCCTGAAGAAGGTGCTCAAGGAGATCAACCAGCGCGGCGACATCATCTTGTTCATCGATGAGATCCACACCCTGGTGGGTGCCGGCGCGGCCGAGGGGGCTATCGACGCCGCTAGCCTGCTCAAGCCCAAGCTGGCCCGCGGCGAGCTCCAGACCATCGGCGCGACCACGCTGGAGGAGTACCGCAAGCACATCGAAAAGGATGCGGCCCTGGAGCGGCGCTTCCAGCCGGTGCAGGTCCCGGAGCCCTCGGTGGAGATGACCATTGACATCTTGAAGGGCCTGCGCGACCGCTATGAGGCCCACCACCGCGTGTCCATCACGGACTCCGCTCTGGCGGCCGCGGCGCGCCTATCGGACCGCTACATCAATGACCGTTTCCTGCCGGACAAGGCCGTGGACCTCATCGATGAGGCCGGCGCGCGGATGCGCATCAAGCGCATGACCGCACCGGAGGGCCTGCGCGAGGTGGATGAGCGCATTGCCAAGGTGCGTCGCCAGAAGGAAGCCGCCATTGATGCCCAGGACTTTGAAAAGGCCGCGGGCCTGCGTGACCAGGAGCGCACGCTGGGCGAGGAGCGCGCGGAGAAGGAAAAGCAGTGGCGCTCCGGGGACTTGGAGGACATCGCCGAGGTCGGCGAGGAGCAGGTCGCCGAGGTCTTGGGCTCCTGGACCGGCATCCCGGTGTTCAAGCTCACCGAGGAAGAGTCCCAGCGCCTGCTCAACATGGAGTCCGAGCTGCACAAGCGCATCATCGGCCAGGATGACGCCGTCAAGGCCGTCTCCCGTGCTATTCGGCGCACCCGCGCGGGCCTGAAGGATCCCAAGCGCCCGTCCGGCTCCTTCATCTTCGCCGGGCCTTCTGGTGTGGGTAAGACGGAGCTGTCTAAGGCTTTGGCGGAGTTCCTTTTCGGTGAGGAAGACGCGCTCATCCAGATCGACATGGGCGAGTTCCATGACCGCTTCACCGCCTCGCGACTGTTCGGTGCGCCCCCCGGATACGTGGGCTATGAGGAAGGCGGCCAGCTCACCGAGAAGGTGCGCCGTAAGCCGTTCTCCGTGGTGCTTTTCGACGAGATTGAAAAGGCCCACAAGGAGATCTACAACACCCTGTTGCAGGTGTTGGAAGAAGGCCGGCTTACCGATGGCCAGGGCCGCGTGGTGGACTTTAAGAACACCGTGCTCATCTTCACCTCGAACCTGGGAACCTCGGACATCTCCAAGGCTGTGGGGATGGGCTTTACGGGAAGCTCCGAGAACGATGAGCAGGCCCAGTACGAGCGGATGAAGAACAAGGTCAACGACGAGCTGAAGAAGCATTTCCGCCCTGAGTTCCTTAACCGCATCGATGACATTGTGGTCTTCCACCAGCTCACCCGCGAGCAGATCGTCCAAATGGTCGAGCTGCTCATCGGGCGCCTGGAGATCATGCTTGAGGCCAAGGACATGGGCATCGAGCTGACCGACAAGGCCAAGAACCTGCTGGCTAAGCGCGGCTTTGACCCGGTGCTCGGCGCGCGCCCGTTGCGCCGGACTATCCAGCGTGACATCGAAGATGTGATGAGTGAGAAGATCCTCTTCGGTGAGCTCGGCGCCGGTGAGATCGTGACCGTGGATGTCGAGGGCTGGGACGGCGAGTCCAAGGAGACTCAGGACGCCCAGTTCACCTTCACCCCGCGGCCGAAGCCGCTTCCCGACGCCGCCCTGGCTGCCGGTCTGCCCGAAGCCGCAGCCGAGGCAGTCACGGACGTTGACGACGCCGCCGACGGCGACGTCCCGGAGACGGACACCGCCGCTCAGATCACGGAGGACACCGCCGAGCAGGACTAG
- a CDS encoding YhgE/Pip family protein, whose protein sequence is MTIGTTGPSHRIVPPRSVLVRRRLRSTLIICTLIPVILSAVYMWSMWDPTHYLRKVPLAVVNTDTGVDRDGKHQNYGAEVVHGLLDKHYLNFQEVSAEDAQTGLLKGNYLFTVTIPQDFSSDIVTVVDSQPRQPKVNISYNDYNGTNGTILTSGLVPQVQAGVAASISETYAKQVLDGLGQLSDGLTRAAAGAQQLDAGAAKLHDGTTRGVDGAAKLADGAGTLSQGLTTLDGKIGELGAGVDKLAAGGAKVSDGSHKLSDGAGRLVDGTAKLGDGAAQIDAGVGQLTGMVLPLLDQAQTVAPTLRPVADTLRSLGMTEQADQISGLADKLDANNPQNMAAQLTRLKDGTAQLSDNLNNPEAPYLSGVLTLQQGLGTLSEGADTLSAGLTKLQASTGKLKDGTAKLDAGAGRLAEGTSTLADGTRQLNDGTRQLTEGTGTLSGELGKGAARAPKIDSPSLSARQIAVPIAFDETNHHAVQAVVSVDDPTVKTLSGGASMLFILVFGSLLMGVVAIAMPLRRSVAHGFAEKTAINTLILFGLAGLSVVTGWAPMAWLPLAGVLIAMAAAGAAVFGLCRRVGGRLGGGVAAAAVFAIGLFSFGGVWPLATTPAALRAFHMVSPLSYARFAFTRATDGIYDPTFWLGLGGLAGFGIAALVIAWWVQRRRATA, encoded by the coding sequence GTGACAATAGGCACCACAGGACCCTCGCACCGCATCGTCCCGCCCCGCAGCGTGCTCGTGCGCCGGCGCTTACGCTCCACGCTGATCATCTGCACCCTCATCCCCGTGATCCTCTCCGCCGTCTACATGTGGTCCATGTGGGATCCCACTCACTACCTGCGCAAAGTGCCGCTCGCGGTGGTCAACACGGACACCGGGGTGGACCGCGACGGCAAGCACCAGAACTACGGTGCGGAGGTGGTCCACGGCCTGCTGGACAAGCACTACCTCAACTTCCAAGAGGTCTCCGCCGAGGACGCCCAGACCGGCCTGCTCAAGGGCAACTACCTGTTCACGGTGACCATCCCGCAGGACTTCTCCTCGGACATCGTCACCGTCGTGGACTCCCAGCCGCGCCAGCCCAAGGTCAACATCTCCTACAACGACTACAACGGCACCAACGGCACCATCCTCACCTCCGGGCTGGTGCCCCAGGTCCAGGCGGGTGTCGCCGCATCCATCTCCGAGACCTACGCCAAGCAGGTCCTCGACGGCCTGGGCCAGCTCTCCGACGGCCTGACTCGTGCCGCCGCCGGGGCCCAGCAACTCGACGCCGGCGCGGCCAAGCTCCACGACGGCACCACCCGCGGCGTCGACGGCGCCGCCAAGCTTGCCGACGGCGCCGGCACCCTCTCACAAGGCCTGACCACCCTCGACGGCAAGATCGGCGAACTCGGCGCGGGCGTGGACAAGCTCGCCGCGGGCGGCGCCAAGGTCTCCGACGGTTCCCATAAGCTTTCCGACGGCGCCGGACGACTCGTCGACGGCACCGCCAAGCTCGGCGACGGTGCCGCGCAAATCGACGCCGGCGTCGGCCAACTCACCGGCATGGTCCTGCCCCTGCTCGACCAGGCCCAAACCGTCGCCCCCACCCTGCGGCCCGTTGCAGACACCCTACGCAGCCTGGGTATGACCGAACAGGCCGACCAGATCTCCGGGCTGGCGGACAAACTCGACGCCAACAATCCGCAGAACATGGCCGCCCAGCTCACCCGCCTCAAGGACGGCACCGCGCAGCTGAGCGACAACCTGAACAACCCCGAGGCGCCCTACCTCTCCGGCGTGCTCACCCTCCAGCAGGGCCTGGGCACCCTCTCCGAAGGGGCAGACACCCTGTCCGCAGGGCTGACCAAACTCCAGGCCTCCACCGGCAAACTCAAGGACGGCACCGCCAAACTCGACGCCGGCGCCGGCCGCCTGGCCGAAGGCACCTCCACGCTTGCCGACGGCACCCGCCAACTCAACGACGGCACCCGCCAGCTGACCGAGGGCACCGGCACCCTGTCGGGTGAACTGGGCAAGGGCGCGGCCCGGGCGCCCAAGATTGACTCGCCCTCCCTGTCCGCCCGCCAGATCGCCGTGCCCATCGCCTTCGACGAGACCAACCACCACGCCGTCCAGGCCGTGGTCAGCGTGGATGACCCCACCGTCAAGACGCTCTCCGGCGGCGCCTCCATGCTGTTCATCCTCGTCTTTGGCAGCCTGCTCATGGGCGTGGTGGCCATCGCCATGCCGCTGCGGCGCAGCGTCGCGCACGGGTTCGCCGAAAAGACCGCCATCAACACCCTCATCCTCTTCGGCCTGGCCGGACTGTCCGTGGTCACCGGCTGGGCGCCCATGGCCTGGCTGCCGCTGGCCGGCGTGCTCATCGCCATGGCCGCCGCAGGTGCCGCCGTGTTCGGGCTGTGCCGCCGCGTCGGCGGGCGGCTGGGCGGTGGGGTGGCGGCAGCCGCGGTCTTTGCCATCGGGCTGTTTAGCTTCGGCGGCGTGTGGCCGCTGGCCACCACCCCCGCAGCCCTGCGGGCGTTCCACATGGTCTCCCCGCTGAGCTACGCGCGCTTCGCCTTTACCCGCGCCACCGACGGCATCTATGACCCCACCTTCTGGCTCGGCCTGGGGGGCCTGGCCGGATTTGGTATCGCCGCGCTGGTCATCGCCTGGTGGGTGCAGCGGCGCCGGGCAACCGCATAA
- the pyrR gene encoding bifunctional pyr operon transcriptional regulator/uracil phosphoribosyltransferase PyrR — MSEADSRPDTAEILSGDDVGRIIARIAHQIIEKTAIDSPDSPRVVLLGIPSGGVPLAKRLSAKIEEYSGVHVEYGALDTTLYRDDLRGKPHRALRPTQIPAGGIDDITVILVDDVLYSGRTIRAALDALRDLGRPARIQLATLVDRGHRELPIRADYVGKNLPTSHTEDVTVLLEELDGTDAVTLTRKDA, encoded by the coding sequence ATGAGCGAAGCTGATTCCCGTCCAGACACCGCCGAGATTTTGAGCGGCGACGACGTCGGACGCATCATCGCGCGCATCGCGCACCAGATCATTGAAAAGACTGCTATTGACTCCCCGGATTCACCACGGGTAGTCCTACTGGGAATTCCATCGGGAGGGGTTCCGCTGGCCAAGCGGCTCAGCGCAAAAATCGAGGAATACTCCGGAGTCCACGTCGAATACGGCGCACTGGACACCACTCTCTACCGCGACGACCTGCGCGGCAAACCGCACCGCGCACTGCGGCCCACCCAAATCCCCGCCGGGGGAATCGATGACATCACCGTCATCCTGGTCGACGACGTCCTCTACTCCGGGCGCACCATCCGCGCCGCGCTGGACGCCCTGCGCGACCTGGGCCGCCCCGCCCGCATCCAGCTGGCCACGCTGGTTGACCGCGGCCACCGGGAACTGCCCATCCGGGCGGACTACGTGGGCAAGAACCTGCCCACCTCCCACACCGAGGACGTCACGGTCCTCCTCGAAGAACTCGACGGCACCGACGCGGTGACCCTGACCCGGAAGGATGCGTGA
- a CDS encoding aspartate carbamoyltransferase catalytic subunit — translation MKHLLSISDLSREEIVGLMDEADRFREALEGREVKQLPTLRGRMVFNLFYENSTRTRSSFEAAGKALSANMMNIAASSSSVKKGESLRDTGLTLRAVGADAIIMRHPVSGAAQHLAEVVAPGGKGPSVINAGDGRHQHPTQALLDAVTMRQRIGEISGKKIVLCGDCLHSRVVRSNVDLLTTLGAEVVLVAPPTLLPVGVENWPVRTTANFDAEIPDADVVMMLRVQAERMHGGFFPSNREYTALYGLTEERAEKIQENGIIMHPGPMLRGMEIDYPVADQGNTVVLQQVSNGVHARMAVLFTLLATDDAA, via the coding sequence GTGAAGCATCTCCTGAGCATTTCTGACCTGTCCCGCGAAGAAATCGTGGGACTCATGGACGAGGCGGACCGCTTCCGCGAGGCGCTCGAAGGCCGCGAGGTCAAGCAGCTGCCCACCCTGCGCGGCCGCATGGTGTTCAACCTCTTCTACGAGAACTCCACCCGCACCCGCTCCTCCTTCGAGGCCGCCGGCAAGGCGCTGAGCGCCAACATGATGAACATCGCCGCCAGCTCCTCGTCGGTGAAGAAGGGCGAGTCCCTGCGCGACACCGGCCTGACGCTGCGCGCCGTGGGCGCCGACGCCATCATCATGCGCCACCCCGTCTCCGGCGCCGCCCAGCACCTCGCCGAGGTTGTCGCCCCCGGCGGCAAGGGCCCCAGCGTGATCAACGCCGGCGACGGCCGCCACCAGCACCCCACCCAGGCGCTGCTCGACGCGGTGACCATGCGCCAGCGCATCGGAGAGATCTCCGGCAAGAAGATCGTCCTGTGCGGCGACTGCCTGCACTCCCGCGTGGTGCGCTCCAACGTGGACCTGCTGACCACCCTGGGCGCCGAGGTCGTCCTGGTCGCCCCGCCCACCCTGCTGCCCGTGGGCGTAGAAAACTGGCCCGTGCGCACCACCGCCAACTTCGACGCCGAAATCCCGGACGCCGACGTCGTCATGATGCTGCGCGTCCAGGCCGAACGCATGCACGGCGGATTCTTCCCCTCCAACCGCGAATACACCGCCCTCTACGGGCTGACCGAGGAGCGCGCGGAGAAGATCCAAGAAAACGGCATCATCATGCACCCCGGCCCCATGCTGCGCGGCATGGAAATTGACTACCCCGTCGCCGACCAGGGCAACACCGTGGTACTCCAACAGGTCTCCAACGGCGTTCACGCCCGCATGGCCGTCCTGTTCACCCTGCTGGCCACCGACGACGCCGCCTAA
- a CDS encoding dihydroorotase, translated as MSDSTQPGGTSTENYPATGTTAPAFAGTVLLTNVRPYGEGSPVNVLITDGVISDLDASADTDADRTVDGHGGVLLPGLVDMHVHLREPGREETETIASGSAAAAQGGFTAVFTMANTQPVTDQPVIAEGVWYKGQQVGLCDVHPVGSITKGLEGKTLTEFGLMTQSDAKVRMFSDDGKCVENPVIMRRAIEYARGLDVLLAQHCEDPRLTDDATAHEGEIAGRLGLRGWPRAAEEAIIARDALLARDYGNRVHICHASTAGSVELLKWAKGQGIPMTAEVTPHHLLLSDELLETYDGQYRVNPPLRENSDIEALRTALLEGTIDCVASDHAPHSAEEKCCEFELARPGMLGLETSLAIIAEVFVKTGLADWRWVAKVMSERPAQITQLPDHGRPIAVGEPANLTVVDEDSPWTVSGRELASKASNTPYEGRTFNAKVTTTLLRGHVTCQDGAAAPAGTHTA; from the coding sequence ATGTCCGATTCAACCCAGCCGGGCGGCACCAGCACCGAAAACTACCCCGCCACCGGCACCACCGCCCCGGCCTTCGCCGGGACCGTCCTGCTCACCAACGTGCGCCCCTACGGCGAAGGCTCCCCGGTCAACGTGCTCATCACCGACGGCGTGATCAGCGACCTCGACGCCTCCGCCGATACTGACGCGGACCGCACCGTCGACGGCCACGGCGGCGTCCTGCTGCCCGGCCTGGTAGACATGCACGTCCACCTGCGCGAGCCCGGCCGCGAGGAGACCGAAACCATCGCCTCCGGCTCCGCAGCCGCAGCCCAAGGCGGATTCACGGCCGTGTTCACCATGGCCAACACCCAGCCGGTCACGGACCAGCCCGTCATCGCCGAAGGCGTGTGGTACAAGGGCCAACAGGTCGGCCTGTGCGACGTCCACCCCGTCGGCTCCATCACCAAGGGCCTGGAAGGCAAGACGCTCACCGAGTTCGGCCTCATGACACAGTCCGACGCCAAGGTGCGCATGTTCTCCGACGACGGCAAGTGCGTGGAAAACCCCGTGATCATGCGCCGCGCCATCGAATACGCCCGCGGCCTGGACGTGCTGCTCGCCCAGCACTGCGAGGACCCGCGGCTGACCGATGACGCCACCGCACACGAAGGCGAAATCGCCGGGCGCCTGGGCCTGCGCGGCTGGCCGCGCGCCGCCGAAGAGGCCATCATCGCCCGCGACGCCCTGCTCGCCCGCGACTACGGCAACCGCGTGCACATCTGCCACGCCTCCACCGCCGGCTCCGTCGAACTGCTCAAGTGGGCCAAGGGCCAAGGCATCCCCATGACCGCCGAGGTCACCCCCCACCACCTGCTGCTCTCCGACGAGCTGCTGGAAACCTACGACGGCCAGTACCGGGTCAACCCGCCGCTGCGGGAAAACTCCGACATCGAAGCCCTGCGCACCGCACTGCTCGAAGGCACCATCGACTGCGTCGCCTCCGACCACGCCCCGCACTCCGCGGAGGAAAAGTGCTGCGAGTTCGAACTCGCCCGCCCCGGCATGCTCGGCCTGGAGACCTCCCTGGCCATCATCGCCGAGGTCTTTGTCAAGACCGGCCTGGCCGACTGGCGCTGGGTGGCCAAGGTCATGTCCGAGCGCCCCGCCCAGATCACCCAGCTGCCCGACCACGGCCGGCCCATCGCCGTCGGCGAGCCCGCCAACCTCACCGTGGTCGACGAGGACTCCCCGTGGACCGTCAGCGGACGCGAACTGGCCTCCAAGGCCAGCAACACCCCCTACGAGGGGCGCACCTTCAACGCTAAGGTCACCACCACCCTCCTGCGCGGGCACGTCACCTGCCAGGACGGTGCGGCCGCCCCGGCGGGAACGCACACCGCCTAG
- the arcD gene encoding arginine-ornithine antiporter, which produces MQTENVSGSGTAAAPESPTQGGAGAQGLSFFALLALVVGSMIGGGIFSLPQNIASVAAPGPIIIGWTITGVGMVCLALVYQFLSMRKPNLDNGIYAYARAGFGDFVGFNSAWGYWLSAFIGNVGYLVLLFSTLGKFFPIFEGGNTLPAIIGASVVLWATHALVIRGVQTAALVNTITTVAKIVPLAVFIIIVAFGFHYDLFTLDFWGSESADLGSIAEQTKSMMMVTVWVFIGIEGASIYSKRAAKRSDVGKATVLGFVFMLALLVAVNLLSLGVMKRAEVAGLPDISMGDVLAEVVGPWGSWLISIGVLISLIGALLAWILLCGETMQVPGSDGTMPKFFGKLNSHGAPANALWVTNILCQLFLLSTFFSNDVYLGMATLAAALILVPYLLSAGYALMVTLRGDTYTGELAKGRTRDLVVSIIATIYGFWLIYAAGIENLLLAALLYVPGAAVYIWARREKGEKTLFRGYELLILAVMVVAAVAAIVLIARGELSLI; this is translated from the coding sequence ATGCAAACTGAGAACGTTTCGGGCAGCGGCACCGCGGCCGCTCCCGAGTCGCCCACCCAAGGGGGTGCCGGGGCCCAAGGGCTGTCCTTCTTCGCCCTGCTGGCCCTGGTGGTGGGCTCCATGATCGGCGGCGGCATCTTCTCCCTGCCCCAAAACATCGCCTCCGTCGCCGCGCCGGGGCCCATCATCATCGGCTGGACCATTACCGGCGTGGGCATGGTCTGCCTGGCGCTGGTCTACCAGTTCCTGTCCATGCGCAAGCCCAACCTGGACAACGGCATCTACGCCTACGCGCGCGCCGGCTTCGGCGACTTTGTGGGCTTCAACTCCGCCTGGGGCTACTGGCTGTCCGCCTTCATTGGCAACGTGGGCTACCTGGTGCTGCTGTTTTCCACGCTGGGCAAGTTCTTCCCGATTTTCGAAGGCGGCAACACCCTTCCGGCCATCATCGGCGCCTCCGTGGTGCTGTGGGCCACCCACGCGCTGGTCATCCGCGGCGTGCAGACGGCCGCCCTGGTCAACACCATCACCACGGTGGCCAAGATCGTGCCGCTTGCGGTGTTCATCATCATCGTCGCCTTCGGCTTCCACTATGACCTGTTCACCCTGGACTTCTGGGGCTCCGAATCCGCCGACCTGGGCAGCATCGCCGAGCAGACCAAGTCCATGATGATGGTCACCGTGTGGGTGTTCATCGGCATCGAAGGCGCCTCGATCTACTCCAAGCGCGCCGCCAAGCGCTCCGACGTGGGCAAGGCCACCGTGCTGGGCTTCGTGTTCATGCTCGCCCTGCTCGTCGCCGTGAACCTTTTGTCCCTGGGCGTGATGAAGCGCGCCGAGGTCGCCGGCCTGCCGGACATCTCCATGGGCGACGTCCTCGCCGAGGTCGTGGGCCCCTGGGGCTCCTGGCTGATCAGCATCGGCGTGCTCATCTCACTCATCGGCGCACTGCTCGCCTGGATCCTCCTGTGCGGCGAAACCATGCAGGTCCCCGGCTCCGACGGCACCATGCCCAAGTTCTTTGGCAAGCTCAACTCCCACGGCGCCCCCGCCAACGCCCTGTGGGTGACCAACATCCTGTGCCAGCTGTTCCTGCTGAGCACCTTCTTCTCCAACGACGTCTACCTGGGCATGGCCACCCTGGCCGCCGCACTGATCCTGGTGCCCTACCTGCTCAGCGCCGGCTACGCCCTCATGGTCACCCTGCGCGGCGACACCTACACCGGCGAGCTGGCCAAGGGGCGCACCCGCGACCTGGTGGTCTCCATCATCGCCACCATCTACGGCTTCTGGCTGATCTACGCCGCCGGGATTGAAAACCTCCTGCTCGCCGCTCTGCTCTACGTCCCCGGCGCCGCCGTCTACATCTGGGCCCGGCGCGAAAAGGGCGAAAAGACCCTCTTCCGCGGCTACGAATTGCTCATCCTCGCGGTCATGGTCGTCGCCGCCGTCGCGGCCATCGTTCTTATCGCCCGCGGCGAGCTGTCCCTGATCTAG
- the arcA gene encoding arginine deiminase, whose product MSHTPIGAWSEVGKLRQVMVCSPGRAHERLTPRNCQELLFDDVLWVDQARRDHADFVEKMRGHGVEVLEMSQLLAETLEDTTARAWVLDNKLAPKNVGHGISQELRGWLNDVPAAELSELLIGGVAYADLPKDLRGPVSSALAGVHEPTEFVLPPLPNTQFTRDTTAWIFGGVSLNPMHWPTRRQETLLTTSIYKFHPTFADQDFKIWYGDPNEDQGLSSLEGGDIMPVGNGVVLIGMGERSSWQAISQLARNLFAEGAAEKVVVAAMAPDRASMHLDTVFSFCDRDLVTCYEPVTDTIASLILRPEDNAAGMSVERDDRKFVDVVADVLGLKELRVVSTGGDAFAAEREQWDDGNNVVALEPGVVVGYDRNTYTNAKLRDAGIEVVEVSSAELGRGRGGGHCMTCPITREAVDY is encoded by the coding sequence ATGTCCCACACTCCCATCGGTGCCTGGTCCGAGGTTGGCAAGCTGCGTCAGGTCATGGTCTGCTCCCCCGGCCGCGCCCACGAACGCCTCACCCCCCGCAACTGCCAAGAGCTGCTTTTCGACGACGTCCTCTGGGTCGACCAAGCACGCCGCGACCACGCCGACTTCGTGGAAAAGATGAGAGGCCACGGCGTCGAGGTACTAGAAATGTCCCAGCTGCTCGCCGAAACGCTCGAAGACACCACCGCGCGCGCCTGGGTGCTGGACAACAAGCTCGCCCCCAAGAACGTCGGCCACGGCATCTCCCAAGAACTGCGCGGATGGCTTAACGACGTCCCCGCCGCCGAACTGTCCGAACTCCTCATCGGAGGCGTGGCCTACGCCGACCTGCCCAAGGACCTGCGCGGCCCCGTCTCGTCTGCACTCGCCGGCGTCCACGAGCCCACCGAATTCGTCCTGCCCCCGCTGCCCAACACGCAGTTCACCCGCGACACCACCGCCTGGATCTTCGGCGGCGTCTCGCTGAACCCCATGCACTGGCCCACCCGCCGCCAGGAAACCCTGCTGACCACCAGCATCTACAAGTTCCACCCGACCTTCGCCGACCAAGACTTCAAGATCTGGTACGGAGACCCCAACGAGGACCAAGGCCTGTCCTCCCTGGAAGGCGGCGACATCATGCCCGTGGGCAACGGCGTGGTGCTCATCGGCATGGGCGAGCGCTCCTCCTGGCAGGCCATCTCCCAGCTGGCCCGCAACCTGTTCGCCGAAGGCGCCGCCGAAAAGGTCGTCGTGGCCGCCATGGCCCCCGACCGCGCCTCCATGCACCTGGACACCGTCTTCTCCTTCTGCGACCGCGACCTGGTCACCTGCTACGAGCCGGTCACCGACACCATCGCCTCGCTCATCCTGCGCCCCGAAGACAACGCCGCCGGCATGTCCGTCGAGCGCGACGACCGCAAGTTCGTCGACGTGGTTGCCGATGTCCTGGGCCTCAAGGAACTGCGCGTCGTATCTACCGGAGGCGACGCCTTCGCCGCCGAGCGCGAGCAGTGGGACGACGGCAACAACGTTGTCGCCCTGGAGCCCGGCGTGGTCGTGGGCTACGACCGCAACACCTACACCAACGCCAAGCTTCGCGACGCCGGCATCGAGGTCGTCGAGGTCAGCTCCGCCGAACTCGGCCGCGGCCGCGGCGGCGGACACTGCATGACCTGCCCGATCACCCGCGAGGCCGTTGACTACTAA